The segment TGCTAACCGTTACCGCGACATAAAACTGAATTTTGAGAATATTACCCCAAAAAATATCGTGAGGGTTCCGAAACAGTTCCGAAACATCAACATAAAAGAGCACTCGATTAGATACATCAAATGTCATCTATTACGTTTTTATCAATGATAAGCTTCAATAAATTGATATTTTACGCTACTTCCTCCAATTGTAAGAAAAGAGTGCGTTTGCATTAAACCATCTTCTTTTTTTCGAATACCATTCATAAGCAGTCCGTCAGTAATTCCTGTTGCTACAAAAAAGCAATCATCTGATTTTACAATCTCATCTATTGTGAAAATTTTTCTTGGATCTGTTATTCCCATCGTAATACAGCGATCAAATTCTTCTTCGTTTTGAGGAGCAAGTCTTCCTTGGAAATCTCCCCCTAAACACTTCAGTGCGGTTGCAGCAATTACTCCTTCTGGAGCACCGCCAGTTCCTACTAATATATCAACGTCTACTTCTTCGAGTGCAGTACCTATTGCTCTTGTAACGTCACCATCAGAAAATAATTTGAGTCTAGCCCCTACATCTCTTACTTGTTGGATCAAATGATCATGACGTGGTCTATCCTGTATCATTACTGTTAATTCTTTCAAATCTTTCCCTAAAGCTTTAGCAACTGATTTCATATTTTCTGTTAAAGATGCGTCTAGATTTACGCAGCCTTTTGCTTTTGGGCCCACAGCTATCTTTTCCATGTACATATCTGGGGCATGCAGTAAACTTCCTCTAGTGGATGCAGCAATTACTGCTATTGAATTATCCATTCCTTTTGCCATTAAACCCGTTCCATCAACAGGATCTACTGCAATATCGAGTTGGGGTCCTTTTCCTGTTCCGAGTTCCTCTCCAATATAAAGCATAGGAGCTTCGTCCATTTCCCCTTCACCAATAACAATTAAACCACTCATATCAATGAGGTTCAGTCGATTTCGCATAGCTTCCGTACCAGCCCTATCAACTTCGTTTTTATTACCTTTTCCTATCCAAGGATAAGAGGCGAGAGCTGCTTGCTGTGCTACAGAGAGAAAATCCATAGCTAACGACTGGACACGTTTTTCGGTTTTCAATTCACTCATTTGATCACCTCCTGTGTTATTTATGACTTTCTATATTCGATATTACCTATACAAAATCTAGTATAACGTGTATAATATCAATTCGTAAGTATGCACTTTATTAACATATAGTATCGAATAGTATACTGTATTAAACGAGAGAGAGTTTTTCTAATTTTTATTTCGTTTTCAAGACCGATTTCCATGTAGTTTTTCCTCATTCACCCACACTTTATTGTTTAAGACATTTTCATGGACCGTGTGGTTTTATTTTTTTACGGTACGAGACTTCATTCCTTCATCTTTCATTGGACCGTCTTCTGAGAAACATCAATTCCTTCATGATTGAGCTTTTTCATAACTTTTGAACTCCTATACAGTTGGCGGGATTCGATATATTTTTTAAAATCTTCCTCGTACCGCCTTTGTTTTTCGACATGTAGTCTCCTCATTCTTTAGTCTATTACTCTATTAATCTGTGTCTACTATTTAATCTAGCATCACGGAAAAGC is part of the Bacillus methanolicus genome and harbors:
- the glpX gene encoding class II fructose-bisphosphatase, with product MSELKTEKRVQSLAMDFLSVAQQAALASYPWIGKGNKNEVDRAGTEAMRNRLNLIDMSGLIVIGEGEMDEAPMLYIGEELGTGKGPQLDIAVDPVDGTGLMAKGMDNSIAVIAASTRGSLLHAPDMYMEKIAVGPKAKGCVNLDASLTENMKSVAKALGKDLKELTVMIQDRPRHDHLIQQVRDVGARLKLFSDGDVTRAIGTALEEVDVDILVGTGGAPEGVIAATALKCLGGDFQGRLAPQNEEEFDRCITMGITDPRKIFTIDEIVKSDDCFFVATGITDGLLMNGIRKKEDGLMQTHSFLTIGGSSVKYQFIEAYH